In a genomic window of Streptomyces katrae:
- the dapF gene encoding diaminopimelate epimerase, whose product MTHTTLPFLKGHGTENDFVIVPDPDNAVDLPPTAVAALCDRRAGIGADGVLHVVRSAAHPEAAHLADEAEWFMDYRNSDGSVAEMCGNGVRVFARYLHHAGHVEPGDFAVATRGGVKQVHLAKTGDVTVSMGRARLPEGEVTVSVGERSWPARNVNMGNPHAVAFVESLDHAGDLYSPPPFSPASAYPTGVNVEFVVDRGPRHVAMRVHERGSGETRSCGTGACAVAVAAIRRDEADPAVTGEPVSYTVDLPGGTLVITEHPDGRIDMTGPAVIVAAGEFEADWLRETAFA is encoded by the coding sequence GACCTGCCGCCCACCGCCGTCGCAGCCCTGTGCGACCGCCGGGCCGGCATCGGGGCGGACGGTGTGCTGCATGTGGTGCGCTCCGCCGCCCACCCCGAGGCCGCGCACCTGGCCGACGAGGCCGAGTGGTTCATGGACTACCGCAACAGCGACGGCTCCGTCGCCGAGATGTGCGGCAACGGCGTGCGCGTCTTCGCCCGCTACCTCCACCACGCCGGCCACGTCGAGCCCGGCGACTTCGCGGTGGCCACCCGCGGCGGGGTCAAGCAGGTCCACCTCGCCAAGACCGGCGACGTCACCGTCTCCATGGGCCGCGCCAGGCTCCCCGAGGGCGAGGTCACCGTCTCCGTCGGCGAACGCTCCTGGCCCGCGCGCAACGTGAACATGGGGAACCCGCACGCGGTGGCGTTCGTTGAAAGCCTCGACCACGCCGGCGACCTGTACAGCCCCCCGCCCTTCAGCCCGGCCTCCGCCTACCCCACCGGGGTCAATGTCGAGTTCGTCGTCGACCGCGGCCCGCGGCACGTCGCCATGCGCGTCCACGAGCGCGGCTCCGGCGAGACCCGCTCCTGCGGGACCGGCGCCTGCGCCGTCGCCGTGGCCGCCATCCGGCGCGACGAAGCCGACCCCGCCGTCACCGGTGAGCCCGTCTCGTACACCGTCGACCTGCCCGGCGGTACCCTCGTCATCACCGAACACCCCGACGGTCGCATCGACATGACCGGTCCGGCCGTCATCGTGGCCGCCGGCGAGTTCGAAGCGGACTGGCTCAGGGAAACTGCCTTCGCCTGA
- a CDS encoding RelA/SpoT family protein encodes MSAEATNPEAHAEVRPELRRRGRTRLDLRRLGRAALLGPASRDRLPDAIGHVAEAHRAHHPDADLSILRRAYLLAESSHRGQMRKSGEPYITHPLAVTLILAELGAETTTLTASLLHDTVEDTEVTLDQVRAEFGDEVAFIVDGVTKVEKIDYGAAAEPETFRKMLVATGNDVRVMSIKLADRLHNMRTLGVMRPEKQARIAKVTRDVLIPLAERLGVQALKTELEDLVFAILHPEEYERTRALIAAHCGADDPLLAIAESVRTVLREAGINAEVLVRPRHFVSVHRISRTRGELRGPDFGRILVLVGENADCYAVLGELHTCFTPVVSEFKDFIAVPKFNLYQSLHTAVAVPEGYVAEVIVRTRQMHRVAEAGVVALGNPYATGEGSDCEGVDPTRPGWLSRLLDWQQSAPDPDTFWTGLRAELAQDREITVYRADGGTLALPAGASCIDAAYAQYGEAAHGCIGARVNGRLTSLSAPLSDGDTVQLLLAQDASSGPAADWLEHAKTPAARIAISSWLQAHPEGAVPAAAAPRAPLSVPGLRGGGGNAVADLPDAHVRLAGCCTPVPPDAVAGFVVRGGAVTVHRVHCPAVAQMRSLGRTSVAVHWRATADCRVTLLAESFGRPHLLADLTEAIARQGVEVVSATVEPPVEQRVRHSYTLQLPDASVLPGLMRAMRDVPGVYDVSRA; translated from the coding sequence ATGAGTGCAGAGGCCACGAACCCCGAAGCACATGCAGAAGTGCGCCCTGAGCTGCGCAGACGTGGCCGTACCCGGCTCGATCTGCGCCGCCTGGGCCGAGCCGCCCTGCTCGGGCCCGCGTCCCGGGACCGCCTCCCAGACGCCATCGGACACGTAGCAGAAGCGCACCGCGCCCACCACCCGGATGCGGACCTCTCCATCCTGCGCCGCGCGTACCTCCTCGCGGAGTCCTCGCACCGCGGCCAGATGCGCAAGAGCGGCGAGCCGTACATCACGCACCCGCTCGCCGTCACCCTCATCCTGGCCGAACTCGGCGCCGAGACCACCACACTGACGGCCTCCCTGCTGCACGACACCGTCGAGGACACCGAGGTGACCCTCGATCAGGTGCGCGCCGAGTTCGGCGACGAGGTCGCCTTCATCGTCGACGGGGTCACCAAGGTCGAGAAGATCGACTACGGCGCCGCCGCCGAACCCGAGACCTTCCGCAAGATGCTCGTCGCCACCGGCAACGACGTCCGCGTCATGTCCATCAAACTCGCCGACCGGCTGCACAACATGCGCACCCTCGGCGTGATGCGCCCCGAGAAACAGGCCCGCATCGCCAAGGTCACCCGCGACGTCCTCATCCCGCTGGCCGAACGCCTCGGCGTCCAGGCCCTGAAGACCGAGCTGGAAGACCTCGTCTTCGCGATCCTGCACCCCGAGGAGTACGAGCGCACCCGCGCGCTCATCGCCGCCCACTGCGGCGCGGACGACCCCCTCCTCGCCATCGCCGAGTCCGTACGCACCGTCCTGCGCGAGGCGGGCATCAACGCCGAGGTGCTCGTCCGCCCCCGGCACTTCGTCTCCGTCCACCGCATCTCCCGCACCCGCGGCGAACTGCGCGGCCCGGACTTCGGCCGCATCCTCGTCCTCGTCGGCGAGAACGCCGACTGCTACGCCGTCCTCGGCGAACTCCACACCTGTTTCACCCCGGTCGTCTCGGAGTTCAAGGACTTCATCGCCGTCCCGAAGTTCAACCTCTACCAGTCGCTGCACACCGCCGTCGCCGTCCCCGAGGGCTACGTCGCCGAAGTCATCGTCCGCACCCGGCAGATGCACCGCGTCGCCGAAGCCGGCGTGGTCGCCCTCGGCAACCCGTACGCGACGGGCGAGGGCTCCGACTGCGAAGGAGTCGACCCCACCCGGCCCGGCTGGCTCTCCCGGCTCCTCGACTGGCAGCAGTCCGCGCCCGACCCCGACACCTTCTGGACCGGACTGCGCGCCGAACTCGCCCAGGACCGCGAGATCACGGTGTACCGCGCCGACGGAGGCACCCTGGCCCTGCCCGCCGGGGCCAGCTGTATCGACGCCGCCTACGCCCAGTACGGCGAAGCGGCCCACGGCTGTATCGGCGCCCGCGTCAACGGGCGCCTCACCTCCCTCTCCGCCCCGCTCTCCGACGGGGACACCGTCCAGTTGCTGCTCGCCCAGGACGCCTCCTCCGGGCCCGCCGCCGACTGGCTGGAGCACGCGAAGACCCCGGCCGCCCGCATCGCCATCAGCAGCTGGCTCCAGGCCCACCCCGAGGGGGCCGTACCCGCCGCCGCGGCCCCCCGCGCACCGCTCTCGGTGCCCGGGCTGCGCGGGGGCGGGGGCAACGCCGTCGCCGACCTCCCCGACGCGCACGTCCGCCTCGCCGGCTGCTGCACCCCCGTCCCGCCGGACGCGGTCGCCGGGTTCGTAGTACGGGGCGGCGCCGTCACCGTCCACCGGGTGCACTGCCCGGCCGTCGCCCAGATGCGGTCCCTGGGCCGCACCTCCGTCGCCGTGCACTGGCGGGCCACCGCCGACTGCCGCGTCACGCTGCTCGCCGAATCGTTCGGCCGCCCGCACCTGCTGGCCGATCTGACCGAGGCCATCGCCCGCCAGGGGGTCGAGGTGGTCTCCGCCACCGTCGAGCCGCCCGTGGAGCAGCGGGTCCGGCACAGCTACACCCTGCAGCTGCCCGACGCCTCCGTGCTGCCCGGGCTGATGCGGGCCATGCGGGACGTGCCGGGCGTGTACGACGTCAGCCGGGCCTGA